A single region of the Ancylobacter novellus DSM 506 genome encodes:
- the phoU gene encoding phosphate signaling complex protein PhoU, producing the protein MTEHIVSSFDTDLKEIGRRVVEMGGQSERLVADSVQALVKRDAELAQKVIVLDGPIDLLQREIEEKAVLTIARRQPLAGDLREIVAAMRIANDLERIGDLAKNTAKRVLALTGEFHPQKLVRGVEHMSGIVLEQLKMVLDSYASRDEAKALEVWQRDGEVDVLYTSLFRELLTYMMEDPRNISLCTHLLFCAKNIERIGDHATNIAETVHYLVTGQLLTEERPKQDTSSLTSVAFLA; encoded by the coding sequence ATGACCGAACATATCGTCTCGTCGTTCGACACCGACCTCAAGGAAATCGGCCGCCGCGTGGTCGAGATGGGCGGGCAGTCCGAGCGTCTCGTCGCCGACTCCGTCCAGGCGCTGGTCAAGCGCGACGCCGAGCTGGCCCAGAAGGTGATCGTGCTCGACGGCCCGATCGACCTGCTGCAGCGGGAGATCGAGGAGAAGGCGGTGCTCACCATCGCCCGCCGCCAGCCGCTCGCCGGCGACCTGCGCGAGATCGTCGCCGCCATGCGCATCGCCAACGACCTCGAGCGCATCGGCGACCTCGCCAAGAACACCGCCAAGCGCGTGCTGGCGCTGACCGGCGAGTTCCACCCGCAGAAGCTGGTGCGCGGCGTCGAGCACATGTCGGGCATCGTGCTCGAGCAGCTGAAGATGGTACTGGATTCCTATGCCAGCCGCGACGAGGCCAAGGCGCTGGAAGTCTGGCAGCGCGACGGCGAGGTCGACGTGCTCTACACCTCGCTGTTCCGCGAGCTCCTCACCTACATGATGGAGGACCCGCGCAACATCTCGCTGTGCACGCATCTCCTGTTCTGCGCCAAGAACATCGAGCGCATCGGCGACCATGCCACCAACATCGCCGAGACCGTGCACTATCTCGTCACCGGGCAGCTCCTCACCGAGGAACGGCCCAAGCAGGACACCAGCAGCCTGACCAGCGTGGCGTTCCTGGCCTGA
- the pstS gene encoding phosphate ABC transporter substrate-binding protein PstS: MKFAHILGVAALSFGAAFSGAAFAADINGAGASFPAPVYQAWAAAYKEKTGTGLNYQSIGSGGGQNQIVNRTVDFGASDAPMDDAKLEKNSLLQFPTVIGSVVAIVNLGEDIPLTLNGAVLAEMYQGKITKWNDPKIAALNKGAKLPDLAIVPVYRSDSSGTSFVFTSYLSSASADWKSNVGAATSVQWPAGAGAKGNEGVAGTVKNTKGALGYVEFIYAAANKLHATDLVNKAGKVVKPDVKTFMAAASAADWAHAKNFAASMVDTAGEEAWPIVSATYILLPKNPSNAAASAEAIKFFNWAYGEDGDALAEKLHYIPLPNAVVEEVKKAWASEVKADGKAVWTN; this comes from the coding sequence TTGAAATTTGCTCATATTCTCGGCGTTGCGGCGCTTTCGTTCGGCGCCGCCTTTTCGGGCGCTGCCTTCGCTGCCGACATCAACGGCGCCGGCGCGTCCTTCCCGGCCCCGGTCTACCAGGCCTGGGCTGCGGCCTATAAGGAGAAGACCGGCACCGGCCTGAACTATCAGTCGATCGGCTCCGGCGGCGGTCAGAACCAGATCGTCAACCGCACCGTGGATTTCGGCGCCTCCGACGCCCCGATGGACGATGCCAAGCTCGAGAAGAACAGCCTGCTGCAGTTCCCGACCGTGATCGGTTCGGTGGTGGCGATCGTCAACCTCGGCGAAGACATCCCGCTGACCCTGAACGGCGCGGTCCTGGCCGAGATGTACCAGGGCAAGATCACCAAGTGGAACGACCCGAAGATCGCGGCGCTGAACAAGGGTGCGAAGCTCCCCGACCTCGCCATCGTCCCGGTCTACCGTTCGGACTCGTCGGGCACCTCCTTCGTGTTCACCTCCTACCTCTCGTCGGCCAGCGCCGACTGGAAGTCGAACGTCGGCGCCGCCACCTCCGTGCAGTGGCCGGCGGGCGCGGGCGCCAAGGGCAATGAAGGCGTTGCCGGCACCGTGAAGAACACCAAGGGCGCGCTCGGCTACGTCGAGTTCATCTACGCCGCCGCCAACAAGCTGCACGCCACCGACCTCGTCAACAAGGCCGGCAAGGTCGTGAAGCCCGACGTCAAGACCTTCATGGCCGCCGCCAGCGCCGCCGACTGGGCGCATGCGAAGAACTTCGCCGCCTCGATGGTCGACACCGCCGGCGAGGAAGCCTGGCCGATCGTCTCCGCCACCTACATCCTGCTGCCGAAGAACCCGTCCAACGCCGCTGCGTCGGCCGAGGCCATCAAGTTCTTCAACTGGGCCTATGGCGAGGATGGCGACGCTCTCGCCGAGAAGCTGCACTACATCCCGCTGCCGAACGCGGTGGTGGAAGAGGTCAAGAAGGCCTGGGCGAGCGAAGTGAAGGCCGACGGCAAGGCCGTCTGGACCAACTGA
- the pstA gene encoding phosphate ABC transporter permease PstA, whose amino-acid sequence MASLARRRATDYAVKAISTGFAALSIVFLAWILWTLLSRGLPALGPHVFTKITAPPGAGGGLLNAIVGSLIQIVVALIIGTPVGLLCGTFLAENGRGTHIGNAVRFVNDVLLSAPSILIGLFVYQLLVIPFGGFSGWAGAIALAIIIIPVVVRTTEDMLNLVPIGLREAAFALGAPQWKVVTFVTWRAARAGIVTGILLALARAAGETAPLLFTSLGNNGWSISLDAPMASLPIAIYQYAASPFEDWVALAWAGALIITVGVLTLNILSRLVLAKMK is encoded by the coding sequence ATGGCATCGCTCGCCCGCCGCCGCGCCACCGACTACGCCGTCAAGGCGATCTCCACCGGCTTCGCCGCGCTGTCGATCGTCTTCCTCGCCTGGATCCTGTGGACCCTGCTCTCGCGCGGCCTGCCGGCGCTCGGTCCGCACGTGTTCACCAAGATCACCGCTCCGCCCGGCGCCGGCGGTGGTCTCCTGAACGCCATTGTCGGCTCGCTGATCCAGATCGTCGTGGCGCTCATCATCGGCACGCCGGTCGGCCTGCTCTGCGGCACCTTCCTGGCCGAGAACGGGCGTGGCACGCACATCGGCAACGCGGTGCGCTTCGTCAACGACGTGCTGCTCTCCGCCCCGTCGATCCTCATTGGCCTGTTCGTCTACCAGCTTCTCGTCATTCCCTTCGGCGGCTTCTCCGGCTGGGCCGGCGCCATCGCGCTCGCCATCATCATCATCCCGGTGGTGGTGCGCACGACCGAGGACATGCTGAACCTGGTGCCGATCGGCCTGCGCGAGGCGGCCTTCGCGCTCGGCGCGCCGCAGTGGAAGGTGGTGACCTTCGTGACCTGGCGCGCCGCCCGCGCCGGCATCGTCACCGGCATCCTGCTGGCGCTCGCCCGCGCCGCCGGCGAGACCGCGCCGCTGCTGTTCACCTCGCTCGGCAATAATGGCTGGTCGATCAGCCTGGACGCGCCGATGGCCAGCCTGCCGATCGCCATCTACCAGTACGCCGCCAGCCCGTTCGAGGACTGGGTCGCGCTCGCCTGGGCGGGCGCGCTGATCATCACAGTCGGGGTGCTGACCCTGAACATCCTTTCCCGCCTCGTCCTGGCGAAGATGAAGTGA
- the pstC gene encoding phosphate ABC transporter permease subunit PstC, with product MDATLSGNQAAQGLATVHKPTGRVSDPIFVGLLWGCGIFVLVLLGLIIAMLFEGGLPALQEFGISFLWSTTWNPVTEKFGAGVMVFGTIFSAVIAVIVALPLSFGIAFFLTEIAPGPLRRPIGVAVQLLAAVPSIIYGMWGFFVVVPLIAAYVQPPLIEWLGPIPLIGALFQGPPLGAGMLTAGLILALMILPFITAMFVEVLESVPSMLKESAYGVGATTYEVYRNVSVPYGRTAMVGAVMLGLGRALGETMAVTFVIGNATRMSASLFAPGATIASTIANEFPEASIGSLKLQALLQLGFILFVISFIVLALSRMLVRSKG from the coding sequence ATGGACGCCACTCTCAGCGGAAACCAGGCAGCGCAGGGCCTGGCCACCGTGCACAAGCCGACCGGCCGCGTCAGCGATCCCATCTTCGTCGGGCTCCTCTGGGGCTGCGGGATCTTCGTTCTCGTGCTGCTCGGCCTCATCATCGCCATGCTGTTCGAGGGCGGCCTGCCGGCCCTGCAGGAATTCGGCATCAGCTTCCTCTGGTCCACCACCTGGAACCCGGTGACGGAGAAGTTCGGCGCCGGCGTCATGGTGTTCGGCACCATCTTCAGCGCCGTCATCGCGGTCATCGTGGCGCTGCCCCTGTCCTTCGGCATCGCCTTCTTCCTGACCGAGATCGCGCCCGGCCCGCTGCGCCGGCCGATCGGCGTCGCCGTCCAGCTGCTCGCGGCCGTGCCCTCCATCATCTACGGCATGTGGGGCTTCTTCGTCGTCGTGCCGCTGATCGCCGCCTATGTGCAGCCGCCGCTGATCGAATGGCTCGGCCCGATCCCGCTGATCGGCGCGCTGTTCCAGGGCCCGCCGCTGGGCGCGGGCATGCTCACCGCCGGCCTGATCCTGGCGCTGATGATCCTGCCCTTTATCACCGCCATGTTCGTCGAGGTGCTGGAATCGGTGCCGTCGATGCTGAAGGAATCCGCCTACGGCGTGGGCGCCACCACCTACGAGGTCTACCGCAACGTCTCGGTGCCCTATGGCCGCACCGCCATGGTCGGCGCCGTCATGCTCGGCCTCGGCCGCGCACTGGGCGAGACCATGGCCGTGACCTTCGTCATCGGCAACGCCACGCGCATGTCGGCCTCGCTGTTCGCGCCGGGCGCCACCATCGCCTCCACCATCGCCAACGAGTTCCCCGAGGCCTCGATCGGCTCGCTGAAGCTGCAGGCGCTGCTCCAGCTCGGCTTCATCCTGTTCGTCATATCCTTCATCGTGCTTGCGCTCTCGCGCATGCTGGTGCGGTCCAAGGGCTGA
- the pstB gene encoding phosphate ABC transporter ATP-binding protein PstB, producing the protein MNFAPETSIDIASAVNRATAPSADPKLKVEKLNFYYGDNHALKNINFEIPEKRVTAMIGPSGCGKSTLLRVFNRMYQLYPGQRAEGRILFDGQDLLGKQLDSTVVRSRIGMVFQKPTPFPMSIYDNIAFGVKLHESLGKAAMDERVEWCLRKAAIWEETKDRLHTSALGMSGGQQQRLCIARTIAVRPEVILLDEPTSALDPISTSKIEDLIDELKQEFTIVIVTHNMQQAARCADITSFFYLGELIEAGPSNEIFTNPREARTRDYITGRFG; encoded by the coding sequence ATGAACTTCGCACCTGAAACGTCGATCGACATCGCTTCCGCCGTCAACCGCGCCACCGCGCCGTCGGCCGATCCCAAGCTCAAGGTCGAGAAGCTCAACTTCTATTACGGCGACAACCACGCGCTGAAGAACATCAACTTCGAGATCCCCGAGAAGCGCGTCACCGCGATGATCGGGCCCTCGGGCTGCGGCAAGTCCACGCTGTTGCGCGTCTTCAACCGCATGTACCAGCTCTATCCGGGCCAGCGCGCGGAAGGGAGGATCCTGTTCGACGGCCAGGACCTGCTCGGCAAGCAGCTCGACTCCACCGTCGTGCGCTCGCGCATCGGCATGGTGTTCCAGAAGCCGACACCGTTCCCGATGTCGATCTACGACAACATCGCCTTCGGCGTGAAGCTGCACGAGAGCCTCGGCAAGGCGGCGATGGACGAGCGCGTCGAGTGGTGCCTGCGCAAGGCCGCCATCTGGGAAGAGACCAAGGACCGCCTGCACACCTCGGCGCTCGGCATGTCCGGCGGCCAGCAGCAGCGCCTGTGCATCGCCCGCACCATCGCGGTGCGCCCGGAAGTGATCCTGCTCGACGAGCCGACCTCGGCGCTCGACCCGATCTCGACCTCGAAGATCGAGGACCTGATCGACGAGCTGAAGCAGGAATTCACCATCGTCATCGTGACCCACAACATGCAGCAAGCGGCCCGCTGCGCCGACATCACCTCCTTCTTCTATCTCGGGGAGCTGATCGAGGCGGGTCCCTCCAACGAGATCTTCACCAATCCCCGCGAAGCCCGCACCCGCGACTACATCACCGGCCGCTTCGGCTGA